One stretch of Oncorhynchus tshawytscha isolate Ot180627B linkage group LG21, Otsh_v2.0, whole genome shotgun sequence DNA includes these proteins:
- the LOC112220795 gene encoding Kv channel-interacting protein 1-like, which produces MGLVMGTFSMQSNKQDRTYRKDKIDDDFEMSIVCHRPEGLDKLEAQSNFSKRELQVLYRGFKNECPSGVVNEDTFKQIYAQFFPHGDASSYAHYLFDAFDSAHSGSIKFEDFVMALSILLRGSVREKLTWTFNLYDINRDGYINKEEMTDIVRAIYDMMGKYTYPALKTDTPKQHVDAFFQKMDKNRDGVVTLDEFILSCQEDENIMRSLQLFENVI; this is translated from the exons ataaaATTGATGATGATTTTGAGATGAGCATTGTGTGTCATCGGCCAGAAGGGCTGGATAAACTGGAGGCTCAGAGCAACTTTAGCAAGAGAGAGCTACAAGTCCTTTACCGTGGCTTCAAAAAC GAGTGCCCTAGTGGGGTGGTGAACGAGGACACCTTCAAACAGATATACGCCCAGTTCTTTCCCCATGGAG ATGCCAGTTCCTACGCACACTACCTGTTCGACGCCTTTGACTCAGCACACAGCGGATCCATCAAGTTTGAG gaCTTTGTCATGGCTCTGTCCATCTTACTGAGGGGATCAGTGAGGGAGAAGTTGACGTGGACTTTCAACCTGTATGACATAAACAGAGATGGCTACATCAacaaggag GAGATGACAGACATCGTCAGAGCGATATATGACATGATGGGGAAGTACACCTACCCTGCCCTGAAGACAGACACTCCCAAACAACATGTGGATGCTTTCTTCCAGAAGATGGACAAGAACAGAGATGGAGTAGTCACTCTGGATGAGTTCATTCTGTCCTGCCAGGAG GATGAAAACATCATGAGGTCCCTGCAGCTTTTCGAAAACGTCATATAA